CGGTCGGACTGACAAAACTCAACTGCCTTTCACTGGCATAACGGTAGAAAAGAAATGCCGCATCCGCAATCCCCACCCGCATCGTAACATAGGCACCGGTCTTGAGCGCTTCTACCAGCGCCGCCTTGTATAGCTCCTCAGCATTAGCTGGTCCGATCATCACCAGCCACTCATCCCTTTTCAGACGCAGACTGTAATGAATCAGCACCTGCGCCAGTTTCTCAACTCTGGGATCAAACATCGCAACTCCTCCTTTTCATTATTATCCGATCTGCCGCCGCCGGGTCAGAATAAAACCGGCGATGCTTCCCACAACCACCAGAATTCCAAACCCGAAGAGCAGCCGCCGGCTGGAAAAGAAATTGGTCAGCTGACCGATAATCAGGGCGGACAGCGCAAAAAGCATATGCAGCAGCCAGTCCCGGGTTGAAAATATCCGTCCCCGTACCTCCTCGCCAACCGATTCATGGAGCAGGGTATCCATCCCGATATAAACCGGTGAAAGCGCCAGCCCGGCGATAAAAACCAGTGGCGCCACCGGTGCAAATGTCTTGGATACTGCCAGCCCAGCTGCTACCAGTCCCATTACCAGAAAACACAAAAGTATCACCTTGTGCTTTTTCACCCGGTGTCCGAACGCTCCGAACACCAGCGAGGAAATCAGCAATCCGATCGACCCAATTGCCGCCACATAACCCACCCCCTTTGTCCCCAGCCCGACACCTCCCAGCTCCCGGCTGGACTGGATCACCGGTACATACAGAACCACCACCGCTGCTCCCAGTAACACCATCAGAATAATTGAGGAGTAGACAAAAAGCACTGCCGGCTGATTTCTCACCACCAGCAGCAGTTCCTTTACGCTCTGGATCATTTTCGACTGCTGCTTGATAAAAAGCTCCACCTCCGCCGGTTGCAAACCTGCCTTTTTTTCGCCCGCTGCCAGCCGCTTGAAAATAAAAAGCAGCGCCAGGACCGAAACAAAATAGGTCAGGGCGTCAATGTAGAACCCCGCGGTCCAGACCGGCCTGATCCCCAGCCGCAGCCAGCCCGACCAGTCGACGATCAGCCCACCGAGCACCATCCCGGCAAAGGTTGCCACCCGGCCGATGATGTTGAGAAAGGAGTTTGCACCCAGCACCTTGTCCTGGCCCACAAGATTGGGAATAATTGCCATCCGGGCGGTATTAAAAAAAAGCCCGAACAGAAAAACGAGAAAAGCGAGAAAATAAACGAGCAGGAACTGTCCGGTCAGTAGTGCCAGAAATGGAATCAGCAGTACCAGTACCGTGCGGAACGAGTCACACACAATCATCACCTTTCTTCGGTCCCAGCGGTCAACAAGGACTCCGGCGAGCGGTCCGAACAACACTACGGGCAGTGCCACCACTACTGAAAGATAGGAGATCGCCCGGGCACTGTCCCAGCCGAATCTGCTGGAAAAAAAGGCAATCATTGCCAAGAGCGCCATGTAGTCAAGTTTGTCGCCAAACAGCGAGAATGCCTGCGAAACTGCAAAGATGACAAACTCCGGAATCTTTAGCACCGGCACGAGCTGACTCCGGCGCTTCGGGTCCAGCACCGCTTCTGGTGAAATCTCGGCTGTAATTTTAATTTTATTTGTACTGGACACTTTTCAGATGAACTCTTGGCACCGGATACCGCTCAGCGAGCTCCTGATAAAACCTTTCCACCTGTAAGGCGATATTTGCCCAGGAAAACTCCTGCGCGTGTCTTCTGCCATTTTCCCCCATCTGCCGCGCCAGCTCCGGTTCCTTGAGCAGTTTTATAATCGCCAGGGCAATCGCCTCCGGATCGCGCGGCGGAACCAGAAACCCCTCCCGTCCGTCGGTCATTACCGTCCGGTAACCGGTAATGTCAGATGCCACCACCGGCCTTGCGGTTGCCATCGCTTCCAGAAGCACAATCCCGAAACTTTCATAACCGATTGCCGGGGAGCAGAACACATCGCAGGTCCGGTAGTATCTCGGCCGCAGCTCTCCGGGAATCAGACCTGCCCAGTAAACATGAGACTCAACCTCACGGTCCAGATAATCCTTGTAGGCATAACCGAAAAGACCGGTGCCGACTACAACCAGCTGGACATCGGGAATTTCCCGGACTATCTTCGGCAGTGCCATCAGCAGATACTTCAGCCCCTTGCGGGGTTCAAACCTTCCTAAAAAAAGTATCTTCGGCCGGCCGTTATTGAGCTCCGGAATCGGCTCGACATCAGGCTTGAAAAAATCCACATCAACACCATTGGGAATAATCCGGTAATTACCCGGGAAATATTTGGCTGTTGAATCCCGGGCGGCGGTTGAGACCGCAATCAGACCATGAATTGCCCGGAAATAGGGCAGAAGCAGCGAGCGGCACAGCGCATAGCCGATGCTCTTGTCATGGCTGGCATGAAAGGTAAAAACATTGATCGCCCGGGAAACCCGCAGCGCCACCAGCGGCAGGGTCGGCGCCAGTGAGCCATGGAGATGAATCACATCAAACCGCTCCTGCTCAAAAAAACGCTTCACCCGGGCAAAGGGACGGAACGCCACCGGTACCCGGGCAAATGATTTATTGGAACGGATCACCAGTCCCCGTCCCACCCGGAAAACCTGATCCTCATCCGGCACTTTATCCAGACAGGCAAGACTCTTTCCCCCCACCCGGGTAGTGAGAATTTTCACCGTATGCCCCCGGCGTCGAAGTTCAACCGCGAGATGATGAATATGTTCCGCAATTCCACCAATATACGGGTAATAATTATCCGATACCATGCAGATCCGCATATCAAACCTTTACGCCGGATTC
This is a stretch of genomic DNA from candidate division WOR-3 bacterium. It encodes these proteins:
- a CDS encoding glycosyltransferase family 4 protein; the encoded protein is MVSDNYYPYIGGIAEHIHHLAVELRRRGHTVKILTTRVGGKSLACLDKVPDEDQVFRVGRGLVIRSNKSFARVPVAFRPFARVKRFFEQERFDVIHLHGSLAPTLPLVALRVSRAINVFTFHASHDKSIGYALCRSLLLPYFRAIHGLIAVSTAARDSTAKYFPGNYRIIPNGVDVDFFKPDVEPIPELNNGRPKILFLGRFEPRKGLKYLLMALPKIVREIPDVQLVVVGTGLFGYAYKDYLDREVESHVYWAGLIPGELRPRYYRTCDVFCSPAIGYESFGIVLLEAMATARPVVASDITGYRTVMTDGREGFLVPPRDPEAIALAIIKLLKEPELARQMGENGRRHAQEFSWANIALQVERFYQELAERYPVPRVHLKSVQYK
- a CDS encoding MFS transporter translates to MSSTNKIKITAEISPEAVLDPKRRSQLVPVLKIPEFVIFAVSQAFSLFGDKLDYMALLAMIAFFSSRFGWDSARAISYLSVVVALPVVLFGPLAGVLVDRWDRRKVMIVCDSFRTVLVLLIPFLALLTGQFLLVYFLAFLVFLFGLFFNTARMAIIPNLVGQDKVLGANSFLNIIGRVATFAGMVLGGLIVDWSGWLRLGIRPVWTAGFYIDALTYFVSVLALLFIFKRLAAGEKKAGLQPAEVELFIKQQSKMIQSVKELLLVVRNQPAVLFVYSSIILMVLLGAAVVVLYVPVIQSSRELGGVGLGTKGVGYVAAIGSIGLLISSLVFGAFGHRVKKHKVILLCFLVMGLVAAGLAVSKTFAPVAPLVFIAGLALSPVYIGMDTLLHESVGEEVRGRIFSTRDWLLHMLFALSALIIGQLTNFFSSRRLLFGFGILVVVGSIAGFILTRRRQIG